The following DNA comes from Vibrio gigantis.
ATCGCTGGAAATATCGCAACCAATGTCTTAAATCAGAACGTTGCTGCTTCACAACGCAAAGGAATTGCTGAAAAATTTGCCGAGGCTTTAATTTCTTCTCTTGAAGATAAAAAGTCTCACTAAATTTGATTGACGGATAAAAGAATTATAAATGGTAGACAGCGCAAACTCATATAGCGATCGTGTATCTCGACTGGTTGGTTGGGGTCACTGGTTTGCATTTTTCAACATCATTGCTGCGATGTTGATTGGTACTCGTTATATCACTCAATCTGCTTGGCCAGAAACCTTGCTGGGTCAATTCTACTTGGCTGCTTCATGGGTTGGTCATTTCGGCTTTTTGGTATTTGCGCTCTATCTATTAGTGCTGTTCCCGCTCACATTTATTCTTCCGTCGAGGAAGTTATTACGTTTGGTTGCCGTTTGCTTTGCGACCATAGGTTTAACTGTCCTGTTGATTGATACTCAAACGTATCAAAATATAAACCTCCACCTGACGCCTGTCGTGTGGGAGGTTTTATTCAGTGGAGAGGAGTCTGCATTTACGTCTGATTTGCAGCACCTCTTCATTGTTATGCCGCTTATTTTCTTATTACAGCTTGGCCTATCTGAATGGGTTTGGCGTAAGCAGCGAAAACTTTCTCATAAACACATCGGCCGTCCAATTACCGCCGTCTTCTTCTTGTGTTTCATCAGTAGCCACCTGACTTACATGTGGGCTGATGCGTACTTCTATAACCCAATTACGAGCCAAAAAGCGAACTTCCCACTGTCTTACCCAATGACAGCGAAAAGCTTTATGGAGAAACATGGTCTGTTAGACCGTGAAGAATATCTAGAGCGCTTAGAAGCGAACAAAGGCAATGTAAACCTTGTTAGCTACCCGCTCGAAGAAATTCAGTACAACCGCCGCAGCGATGATCTTAATATCCTGATGGTGAGTGTGAACAACCTTCGCTCTGACGCACTTAATGCCACGGCGATGCCAAACAGCTACGCCTACGCACAACAGTCGATCAACTTCACCAATCACTACAGTTCAAGTAACGATATGTTTGGTATTTTCGGCTTGTTCTATGGTTTGCCGAGCAGCTACGCAAGCAGTATCGAAGCTCAAGGGTCAAGTGCAGTATTACTCGATGTTTTAGATAATCACGATTATAAGTTTGCAGCTTTCAGTGGCGACAACTTTAGCGATGCACTTTACTCGGATATCATCTTCCGAGGCCGTAATATAATGCCAGAACAGGCAACTTATGATGACCAAAGTGCAATACAAGCTTGGTCTGACTGGATTCAATCACCAAAAGCTAAACGCCCTTGGTTTAACTTTATTGAACTGACCACACTGGATAATTTCGCCAGCTACGATTCAAATTCAGAGTCAGACTCAACGTTAACCACAGCAGAACGCTTTGCTGCAGACTATCAGAAATCTGCTACGGCGGCCGACGATCAGTTAGCAACAATCTACGCTGAACTAGAGCGCTTAGATCTTATCAGCAACACGGTGGTTATCATTACTTCTAATCACGGTACTGAGTTTAACGAAACCAAAACCAACAGCTGGGGTGCAAACTCCAACTACAGTCGCTATCAACTGCAGGTTCCTCTATTTATCAGCTGGCCTGGTAAGTCTGCTTCTGAATACACTCACCGTTCTAGTCACCTAGACGTATCAGTAACACTGATGCAAGAACTATTAGGCGTGTCTTCAAACCCAAGTGATTTCAGTAGTGGCCGCAGCCTATTTAATGAACGTAAGAGAAAGTGGATCCTCGCGGGTGACTCTCGTGAACTTGCTCTTGTTACTGACCAGCAAACAACGGTGTTAGATAAATTTGGTAACTACAAATTGTACGACCAGAATTACAAACGCCTGAAAAACGTCAGCCCTCGCTTACCTGTGTTAATGCAAGGCCTGACTGAGCTACAGCGTTTCTACACAAAAAATGACTAAATAATCAGCAAACAGAAAAGGGAAGCCAGTGGCTTCCCTTTTTTATTGCCATGGATGATTAGAAAACAAGCAACAAAACAAAATTATGGAAATTAAGGGTTTACAAGATCCTCTGCCCCTTATATTATTCACGCCACTGGAGGGATGGCTGAGTGGTCGAAAGCACCGGTCTTGAAAACCGGCAACCGTTAATAGCGGTTCTAGGGTTCAAATCCCTATCCCTCCACCACATTAAAGAAAGCCGCTGAGAAATCAGCGGCTTTTTTGCATCTGATGTACAACCAATCGCCCCTAAGATCTGATCTTCCACAATCCCTAGGGACCTTCTTTGGTTACTTGATTGGTATCTGCTCCTACAACAAATCTGCTCCTAACGACACATTGAATACTTCAAGGCGCTGTTACTGCTCTGTTGCTGTTTGACTATCGTCCTTCCCCCCTAGTTCAATGCATACTCCCCGCGTTTCAGCCACC
Coding sequences within:
- a CDS encoding YejL family protein — protein: MPIISKYTDDQVEKILAEVGAVLSKHKASPELSLMIAGNIATNVLNQNVAASQRKGIAEKFAEALISSLEDKKSH
- a CDS encoding DUF3413 domain-containing protein encodes the protein MVDSANSYSDRVSRLVGWGHWFAFFNIIAAMLIGTRYITQSAWPETLLGQFYLAASWVGHFGFLVFALYLLVLFPLTFILPSRKLLRLVAVCFATIGLTVLLIDTQTYQNINLHLTPVVWEVLFSGEESAFTSDLQHLFIVMPLIFLLQLGLSEWVWRKQRKLSHKHIGRPITAVFFLCFISSHLTYMWADAYFYNPITSQKANFPLSYPMTAKSFMEKHGLLDREEYLERLEANKGNVNLVSYPLEEIQYNRRSDDLNILMVSVNNLRSDALNATAMPNSYAYAQQSINFTNHYSSSNDMFGIFGLFYGLPSSYASSIEAQGSSAVLLDVLDNHDYKFAAFSGDNFSDALYSDIIFRGRNIMPEQATYDDQSAIQAWSDWIQSPKAKRPWFNFIELTTLDNFASYDSNSESDSTLTTAERFAADYQKSATAADDQLATIYAELERLDLISNTVVIITSNHGTEFNETKTNSWGANSNYSRYQLQVPLFISWPGKSASEYTHRSSHLDVSVTLMQELLGVSSNPSDFSSGRSLFNERKRKWILAGDSRELALVTDQQTTVLDKFGNYKLYDQNYKRLKNVSPRLPVLMQGLTELQRFYTKND